TTTCTGCTATACTGTCCCCTGCACTGGCACCTGCCAGACTGGAGCTGCTGTGAGGACTGGGAGAAACCTGCACAGGGGAGGGGGAGCTGCCACTGGCACCGGGGAGCATCATCATGTAACCGTGGGAGTCAGTGGAGGAGGACTGAGGGTGGGCTGCACGTGCTGCCAAAGCCGGGCTGTGAAACTGAGGGGAGTGGGAGACGTGGTGGGAGTAAGAGCCGGGTTGCATAGGCATGTAGTCAGGGGGAGTGTCCCGAGGTGACGCAGCCACGCCACACAACATGGGCATGTAGCCGCTGTCTTCcttggcagaggaggaggaggaaagagggggGCGCTCGCTGCTGCTACTGGCCTCTGTCCGGGAAAGCGTGGAGGGACGGCTCTGCTGGCTGTGCTCGGAGCAGGAGCTGTAGTCAGAGCgcagcgaggaagaggaggaggatggccCGCCTCGCAGCAGCCCGCTGCCAAACGGCAACACTACGTCCGACTCCTCGTCTAGTGAAAAGTTGGTCtgtgtcattttctggtaaactGCTACTCCAGAACCACCAGTTGCACCACCGGCGGGTCTGGTGAAGGAATGCGTCCTCCTCCTTAATGACGACGACGCTGATGAAGAGAAGCGCTCCTCTTCTGCAACTGACGAGCTCTCGTCTCGCGGCGTGTCAGCACCGCTGGCGTTACTGGACCCGCCGCTGGTGCCAAACACCTCCCGGTTCCAGCCCATGGCCATGTAATCGTTCAGACAGTTCTCCTCCCTGATTGGCGGCGTGTTGCCCAGGGAGTCTGGCGTGTTACTCCGCACACGGAAGTACCGGAAATCACCGGGGCTGGAGCCGTACTCGTCTGATGAGTTGAAGCCGCCGTCAGACGGGGAGCCACATATCGAGGCGCTAGACGGGCGCGTGAGAGTGTCAGAGACGGAGCCGTGGCCGCTGCTGGAGGAGACACTCACTGGACTGGTGGTTGAGGGGAAGTGGGAGACTGGGAGAGAGGCGGAGCGGGCGTGATAAGTGGACGACGACCCCGGGATGGCTCTGACGTAGCGGCTGCCGCCTGTATTCGTGCCAGCATTTCCTGTGGAgacaccaccacctccactgctgcctccgccGCCTTCGTGACGAGCGTGATGAGCACGTGCTGAGCCGAGATGCACCAGACTTCCTGTGGCAGAGCGGAACGGCCGGTTCATCGTCCCTTCGCCCTCACTAGACGTACGAAAGCGATAACCGCTCGCCCCGGAGCTCTTACTTGAGGGTGGCGTCCCCACCACCGACTCTGTCCTCGACCGACGCTGTAGTCCAGTCTGGCTTGGCGGCAGGTTCCCCAGGTGGCGCCGCGTAGTGATAAACGGCATGGGGTTGGAGCCTGATGACTGACTTTTGCTCCTCGGTCGAAACTCTGCAAAAGCCTTCAGGGCTTTCATAGTCTCCAGGATGGTCTCGTGCATGTTCTGTGCCACAACAGAGTCGTCCACCTGCATCCAGATCTCCCCCGGCCCGATGGAGGAGGAGCGGCCCACCTCGATGAAGAAGAAGCTTTCCGAGTGTCCGCAGCGCCTGATGTTCATAAGCTGGAGGTTCACACAGGGCGTTTCAGAGTTCAACTTGACCAGGTGGAGCGTTTTAGTGGACAAACATAACCGATATACACCCGTGAGGTTTTTGGTCTGACCCAGTCCTTTAGGTTTCACGTTCACCTGCCACACCTCTTTGAAAACAGTACCGGGAGTGACTGTACCGTACCCATCGTCCAGATCATCTGAATCCAGGTGACCTTTTTTGCCCTCACTCATCAGCTCGCTGACAGCTACGTACCAGTCTTCCTGCTCCTGCTCGTTTTCAGCCACAATAGCAAAGTACTCGTCCTTGGTGTAAAGAGCAATGAGGTGTTTGCTTTTAGAATCCGCCCTTTTGTTCACAGTAAAACACTGGTACAGGTAAATAACCCTCTTCGGGGGCGACGGGGCTACCGCTCCACCGCTCGCGGTGGCCGCGGCGGccgcagcagcggcagcagagcGCAGGCTGCTCCTGAATTTCTTCTCGCTGTCGTAGTACTCCAGACGGCTCGGGCCCAGGTGGCTGGCGGCCCGGAGCACGAAAAACCTCTTATGTCCATGTTTCTGCTTTCTCAGGTAGCCACATTTGCGAATATCATCCGCAACGTCCAAGGCGTTGGCGACGTTAACAGCCGCGTAGACATGGCTGCTGGAGGCGGGGGAAGCGGCGGGGTCCTCGGTGTGTAcctggctggaggaggaggcttTCCTGCCCGGGGACTCTGCCATGTTCTCCCCGGACAGATGCGGCTGCTGTTGCTGGTGCAGCTGGTAGtgatggtggaggaggtggttgGAGGGCGGTAAATGTTGATGGAAGcgagaacctcctcctcctcctcctacaccgctgctgccgccgccgccgatATTAATTAACGGGGAAGAAGGGGGTTCCCCGACCGAGCCGTCGTCTCCGTTGGCGGCCGCAGGTTTGTCCCTCTGCTGCGTCTCCACCATCAACATGGCTGCCTTTCCTTCCTGGTAGTTCGTGAAATTTGCCATCACACAGCTCCAATCAAAGGTCACCAGTTACCAGCAGGCTAATCCGCGCGGACCTGGAGCCCATTCTTGTTGCGGGGGACGAGCTCCCGAGTCCGGCTAGGCCAGCTAACGTTGACGGCTCAGATTTACAATCCTcacgcacatacacaaacacgcaccGGCTTTGTTATTCCACCAGGAAGAAGGCGAAAAAGAACACACCAGCCTCGTAATCCTTTCAGCGGCGAGGCGGGAACTCCGGCGcgagcttgttttttttttttcacgatATAAAGCCCACGGAGCGCGACATGGCCACGCTCAGCCGTGTCTCTGTGCCCGGGTTAGCTCGGTTAGCTCTCCGCTCTGTGCTCCGCCTGTACACACATCTCTACGGGCCAGAGCACAAACAACACGTGACCCCCTGCGTCACACGCGGAGCAGGAGGCACAAAGACGCACACGCGGCCTCTGATTCGCTCGTCACCGTGACTGACGTGTCATGACAGGCGCGCGGGCCAATGACTCGCGGGTGTCGGCGCTATTGCGTCACCGGCCGCCGCCAATGGCCGCGGTGAGGTTAAAAATAGGCGGTGACTCTGCGGAACATGTCTGGAGTCTGTTGTTAAGGTTTTCACAGCGAATGTTTACGAGCAGAAAACTGATCTGAGACCTGGAGAGGAGCCACAGAGACCCCTACAGGCggactctgtctctgtggaccAGACCAGACCGGAGGACACTTTTAGACTTTACCTTTTTCTGAATCGAACACGTCATTATTAAACCAAAACACTATTTTATATGACCTGAGTGaatttgataataaaatatttatatatatatatatatatatatatatatcagaaacagaatcagaatactttattgatccccgaGGGGAAATTCTTGTGTTGCAGCCGCTTCTATTCAAAGAACATGAAACAAGGATAGAAATATATAAGAATAGTAAAGAATGAACAAGAGTAAACGTaaagctaaagtaaacttaaacatacatatatgaacccttataatttatttgttatcatttattCTGATATTTCTGACATTACTGCGCTGTTCTTTATTGCACATTTGCATTACCATATCTACaggtcacatactgtatttctaTGGTCAGAACATTTCAAGGGGAAACAATAATCAGAATTATGTATTATTTcttctgagaattctgacttgaaAGTCTTCAAAGTCAAAAAATGTTCCCCTCCataattcagactttaatctcagaaatctgGCTTTCTTATATTTAGTATTTTGGTGAAACGCTTGGAACATGACAATAAGtcataaataatcaataatcaattcTCCGCGACACAAACATTGTCCTTTACACTATGGtgaaaatatgatgaaaaaaacacatgatttgATGATTTTCTGATGTCTGCAtttgaacagaaacaaatattaaCGCTTAAACTACAACTGGAGCTGCCGCCTCATGAGCTAAACACGCAGAATACAAATAACAGCCGAGACTTTTATTTACATAGACATTTGGTAACAGATtataattaaaagaaagacTAAATGCAGCAGCTTCACACCAAACAGCCCAGAGGAAGAAATAATGATAGAGTGATAGAGATAATCATCAAAATACCTAATATCGGGCCCCAGAAAAAACGCCTGGGCCGATAAGTGTTTGACACCTCGTGCTCATAGATTAGTGTCGTCGTGATGTGTGATGTGAAGGAGCTGAGACTCGCTGCAGTCCCGGTCATGTGAGAACCCTCTGGTGAGTTTGGTCTGCGGCCAGCGACAGTGTCAGCGGGGGTCACTCGGCCGCAGTGACCTCACACGGCCTGTTTCCTCTCTGCGAAAACCAAACTCAGGTGGCGAAACTGAGGTTGAGCGATATTAACGACCGCAGCTGTGGGAGCGAGCGTGcacatgtgcagcagcagcagcagcagcagtgattatGGAAACAGTGATCGAGTCATGAAGGAGGAGAGGACTCCCTCCGTCTTTTCCCAATGGAGAAAGACTCTGCAGAGAAaaccacgctgctgctgctgctgctgctgctgcctccaccacacTTTTATCCCCTGCACCTTCAGTATCATGTGTGGGATCATGTGCATAGTGCAGCTGGCCTCAGCGGGAATCAGACCCTCAACTCTGGCAGAGAGTTTGACGCTGCTAGAGCCACGGGGCCACCTGTCCGTGTCCAACTCTGAGCGTGTCACCGTAAACCAGCACCGAAGCAAACGGCTTATCGATGCTGGATATAAATATAACTCACTCACTTTTTGAGGCACCCTTTGCCTCCgccaagaagaaaataaatctcaCATATTCTCACAAATTGTAACTTTAAATGCTTTGatttttgtgcattttgtgCAGAAACGCTGCAACTGCAATGTTTGTTGCAGGCCGGGTAAGCCCTGGACTCTGTGCTGATGTGTTCTGGCTGGGCCTCTTATCTTCCATTTGAAGTTTTGTGtagattggtcaatgtatggcaacataacgggtcacttcctgtctgggaagaactacttcctgtgtgcaggttatggcttgcagacgtgttcaggccCGGTCCCTGGTCTCACCTATgaagtttggagccaatcggtcaatgtacgggcaagtgacagggcacttcctgtttcaggagacctacttcctgtgtgcaggtcatggcttgCAGACATGCACAAtaacaataggtcctcgcaccactgtgtgagtgctcgggccctaattaaCATAAACTCCAGGTAGAAGGTCACGTGATTGAAATAACAGACACATGAGATTAAAACAGCCttgtttttggcaaattttgtgAAATCACTTATCAATCAattgttttgtaaaattcggctttCAAAAACGTTCAGATTCAAGTCGGTGACacaagtgaccacacgaggcagcagtggaccagcagctcctcactggttttctctgtggggtttggtgtgggagagtgagtggttttacaaacttgagtttcctgttggaaaagtctgtctcacagtgagataaagtctttttttaatagGCTAAAGttaaagtgcacacacacacacacacatgggggttagttttcatttctgctgagtcattttTCAAAGAAAACGGCTGTGTTTGAGTAAAACAGTGTCAGTTTGTGATGGGGAGATAAAGGCACAGACAAAACGCCGCGTTTGCATGACTCAGCGTTGGCGCGCAAACATGTTTGATGGTGTAAATTTTTCCACATCAGGTcgtaaatgtgtttaatgtgcacCTGAGCTGTGAACAATGATTGACAGCAGCACGCACAGACGTGcgtccactcactcactcactcacacacaaacagcctgGAGTTTTCACACAGTTAACACAGTTATTAAATATGTGACACATTTATGTTAAAGGAATAAAACTGGTAATGTAGCAGTCAGTTAATCTGTAAACTGAgtctgtttttgtatttctaaTCTTTCTTTATGGACAAACTTGTATCACCAtgaaacagcaccccctgctggtGTGGTTCCAGTGTTACAGTCGagtgctgctgcttttgtgcTGATAacaaagaagacacacacacacaggaccagCAGGATAAATCTGAGTGTATTCTATAAttgaccactagagggcaccATTAGATTATTTGAAGCTTTAGTCTCCAGAggaaacatgtttgaattttttgttagaaaaacaaaccagattAACTTCTGCTTATGACAGtgataaaactcacaaataacacacactcaaactggAATTTAATTAACTGATAATCTAGAGCAgattaagacaaaaacaaaactataaaaCTGGTCATAAATCAGTTTGTAAGTCACCATAAACCTTCAGATTATAGCTGCTCTATAAAGTATTCTTAATCTGTAgatgtcttcatttatttataaaatggtGAAATGAAAGGACGTCCTCATGTGGAGAAGACGAGAGTGAGAAACAAGCGAGGAGATTATCAACGTTCATCATCTGCTGACTACGTCTGTGTAGATCCCATATCTGCCGAGTCACTGcttctcagcacacacacacacacacacacacacacacacaatttcaatGGGAAAACCACTTTATTTAATGGGAAAACAACTTTACTTCAATGGTGAAACCAACTCACTCTACTCCACAACCACAGTTGGATCAGGTTTGGGTCTCCACAAGGACTACTGTTCTTCAGTCAGTGATGGGACATCATGACATTGTCGTCTTCGGTGGCGTTGAGTTGAGTCATGACGAGGACGTTTGAGATCTTCCTCACCGCCTTGTGAAAAACCTGCTTCAGGTCCTTGGACTCGTTTGTGGTGAAGCTGAATCCATCGCTGAGAGAacgaggaaggaaagaaagaaagaaagacagaacatGATTGAATGGATTTAGGTGAGACTTCTGTGAACATGCGACAAAAcagttttaatctttttttctgtggatttttttttttggaacggGCAGTTAGCCAAATGTTGGCTAACCAAAAGCTAGCTCAAAGACGACATCGCTGAGACGAGCTTTAACTTGTTTACTGTTATTTACCAACAATAAACTTGGCATAAATCTCAAATAAAACTAAGAGTTCCATTTAATGACTGAGCTTTTTTCGACCTGCTTTAAACTGGGCATataaaattacaattacaaaacagaacatttgtgacattttatatataaaaaaaacttgtaaaGTAGAAGAACTGAGTTTTTTAAGTGACAAACATCATTGCAGTAATGTTATACATTGTTTTTTATAATGCATAACATTACctcagtttttcttctttgcaaGTTGttcctgttgctgctgctcttcctgTTTCCGTTTCTTGGACCGGGCTATCTCGGCCATCTGCAGCCCGTGAGCCTGTTGCCTGTTGGAGGACGAAGTAAAGAGCGTGAACGCAGGAaactcactcacaaacactgGAGTCCGAAATTATGATGCACGGAGTCAATCTGGGACATTAGCTAGCGAGTAGTAGCGACCGTAGAAGTCCATGTGGGCACGTGGCGTTACGTCGTACCAGTGTGACGATAGCGAACGACATAGCACCTGACACAACAGTCAAGTCAAGCTtcgtatgagaatagactgcaggcgtTTGCCTCGATTAGCTGTCTTGGGTGGAGCTGGCCTAGAGACTGTACCATACCCTAATGGGGCTGGTtattattcctaatggaaacgcaggGAAATAATGTACCGTACTGAACCAAATCAAACAATTCCACGACTGTTTTGTCGGATTACAGACAGGACCAGGGCGGAACTGAGACAGATTGAGGAAAAAGAAGCAACAACACGTAGTTTATACTGACCCGCTTTTCACCTCTGGAGGAACAGGCAGAGGTTTGGTGAATCCGTCTCTTCCTACGAGCCAGAAGGTCTCCTCGACTCCCTTCccctgagataaaaaaaaaaacgactgaCGTCAAATCATCACGTTGTTGACACCATGTtcctgaaaaaataaaagactctaACCTTAACTTCTGTCCTGCCTCGTAATTCTAGCTTGTAGCCGAGATTGAGTTGCTGCAGGACCTTCACTGTGCTCTGGTGGACGTGGATCCTGTAGGCTTcagtcaacaaaacaacaagatcAGCGACAACAGACGACAACAACcaacaaattcacaaacaaaaaatggtGTTTTTAGTTCAGAAGGTCAGTAACGCACGCATCCCGCTGGATTCCATACGTGAGGCGGTGGTCACTGTGTCTCCAAACAGACAGTAGCGCGGCATCTTCAAAccaaccacacctgctacacATGGACctacaaacaaaataaacgagacatttcattatttaaagctTTCATCGGCCAACTGCTAACCCTAGCCGAGGTCCTTCAGTAGAGAACCACCCTCATGTGACACCTGTGTGCAGTCCTATCCGTATCCTGACAGGGACGTCAGGCATGTGTCTCATCTTGAATGTTCCCACGGCGCTCAGGATGTCCAGAGCCATGTTGGCGATTTCTGCGGCGTGACGGTTGTCATTAGGGACGGGGACACCGGATGCCACCATGTAGGCGTCCCCGATCGTCTCCACCTTGAGCGGAACAGTCAGAAACGATGTGATGTAAAGGTATTTCCTGAcgtcatttttcatttcaacggGGATTGAAGACAAATCACCTTGTAGACATCGTGGTTTCCTATGATGGCGTCAAAGATGGTGTAGAGGTCGTTGAGAAGGTCGACCACCTCGATGGGTTCGCTGTTTGCAGAGATGGTGGTGAAACCGACGATGTCGCTGAAATAAAGCGACACGCTGTCAAAGTGTTCCGGTTCGACTGTTCCTCCAACCTTCAGAGCCTCCGCCACAGATctgagaagaggaagaaaactcAAGTTTCCAGATGTTTGTGGTTGTTCAAtctggtcacatgaccaaaACGATggggaatgtttttttctgtttactcTGCTTTGGCTTTGTGAACAAACGTCTACAAAATACACAAAGTCCCCTTCAGCCGAGTGACTTCAGTTAAACTCACGGCGGAAGCATCTGTGACAGCAGCTTCTCCGTCTTGTGCTTCTCGATCTCCAGCTCCTCTGTTCTTTCTCTGATCAGCTCCTCCAGGTTGGATGAGTACTGCTCCAGCATCCTCAGCATTGAGTCAATGATGTTGGTCTTCCTCCCCTTGTTGATGTCCTTAAACTGGGTTCAGGGGACAGAAAGTTAATCATCTATTTATCAAACAACAAGCCGGACACATTcgcaaaataaaatgtcaaccTGGTCAAAGATCTCGTCAAAGATGGGCCTCTTGTCTGGTTGTTCATTCCAGCACTGTTTCATCAGCTGGATGCACTCGATCGGAGCGTAATCTGGACTGACCACGGGTCGAAACAGTGGAGGCGGCTTACAGAGCTTCTCTACGATGTCTGAAACACCCAGAGACACATTCCTGGATTCTATTACCAAGCTAAACTTTCCGTATTTAACATTACTTCCCAGTTCATTTTACAAAACTAAAGATAGATGTCAAAttatgctgtaaaaaaaagctGCCCAATATTTGCATGAATCTTTAATTCAAAGCCAAAATACTGGACTTATTACTAAGTTTGCAACCGGCTAATGTTTCCCATTTCCATAACATCAAAACACATGGTTATATGGTGGAGTTAAAGTATAACAATATTTAGGGTCTGTACTGATACTGCACTTCCAGGTTTGGGAGGAGTTGGACTTGCCTGAGGCTGGAAGGTCCATCATGCAGTATGGAGGCCCTCTGATCACCACCTCCTGCATGATGATGGCAAAACTGAACACATCTCCAGGCAGAGTCCCATGTAACCCCGCATGTCCGGCCCTCAGGATCTCTGGAGCTGTCCACAACAACTCTGgaccacacacagagaagtgtCTTACTTTGGTTCTGTAGCAGCAACTCAAAGACAAACTGTGAAAAACCCTGGTTCACAAACCTGGTTTGTTCTCTCACCTTCTGCTGGTGGTTCTATGTAAGGAAACCTCTGAGACTCCAGAACCTCATTGTAGCTGTAATCAGtgattttcaaaacaaatcGACCATCAACCACACAGTTACGGGACTTCAGACGAGTGTGGGACACGCCGCGGTGGTGGAGGTGCTTCATACCCTGAG
This Solea solea chromosome 3, fSolSol10.1, whole genome shotgun sequence DNA region includes the following protein-coding sequences:
- the LOC131455996 gene encoding insulin receptor substrate 2-A; translation: MANFTNYQEGKAAMLMVETQQRDKPAAANGDDGSVGEPPSSPLINIGGGGSSGVGGGGGGSRFHQHLPPSNHLLHHHYQLHQQQQPHLSGENMAESPGRKASSSSQVHTEDPAASPASSSHVYAAVNVANALDVADDIRKCGYLRKQKHGHKRFFVLRAASHLGPSRLEYYDSEKKFRSSLRSAAAAAAAAATASGGAVAPSPPKRVIYLYQCFTVNKRADSKSKHLIALYTKDEYFAIVAENEQEQEDWYVAVSELMSEGKKGHLDSDDLDDGYGTVTPGTVFKEVWQVNVKPKGLGQTKNLTGVYRLCLSTKTLHLVKLNSETPCVNLQLMNIRRCGHSESFFFIEVGRSSSIGPGEIWMQVDDSVVAQNMHETILETMKALKAFAEFRPRSKSQSSGSNPMPFITTRRHLGNLPPSQTGLQRRSRTESVVGTPPSSKSSGASGYRFRTSSEGEGTMNRPFRSATGSLVHLGSARAHHARHEGGGGSSGGGGVSTGNAGTNTGGSRYVRAIPGSSSTYHARSASLPVSHFPSTTSPVSVSSSSGHGSVSDTLTRPSSASICGSPSDGGFNSSDEYGSSPGDFRYFRVRSNTPDSLGNTPPIREENCLNDYMAMGWNREVFGTSGGSSNASGADTPRDESSSVAEEERFSSSASSSLRRRTHSFTRPAGGATGGSGVAVYQKMTQTNFSLDEESDVVLPFGSGLLRGGPSSSSSSLRSDYSSCSEHSQQSRPSTLSRTEASSSSERPPLSSSSSAKEDSGYMPMLCGVAASPRDTPPDYMPMQPGSYSHHVSHSPQFHSPALAARAAHPQSSSTDSHGYMMMLPGASGSSPSPVQVSPSPHSSSSLAGASAGDSIAERPENGEYMDMSYSNSGSRQLSNEGSSGYFTPGTPESTPKSYSPYFSLPRSYKAPTRERDEKEYGEYVPMSSPAKPVYSSVATASLSTPERRGGGGSSTSTPSHPPPPYGAHHTTAAMVDRRAARPNRLPLGRRSFHGPLRLSESSTPSAGTSTSVPASASSSERPSSPGEYINIEFGEHYPHQQQPPAYPYSAQDEAPSLPSADHCHSPPQPQTHQDYMSVEVEADQQDTAECAGKKQSPRPSLVAPWNPPSYIRPLANNPASSGVPAGGHWRSMGEDYTDMTFNLSRGERTQTSPTAMLQHLCVIEGRYGHTPSASPSSISPPLPPSSPGRTPTQPLEPKVVRPDPQGRRRHSSETFSSTSSSNSTPSGGGLGPLSSAAHPTLNPTASNGSYQTEGQASRWASSASFDSVWMSVEGVGDLPTLHAPTRAMEMGATPGTSASSSSSSSSGSGAGRMCRNMSVGYQNGLNYIALELREDASNVGASSSNGSSVAAVGTVPLPENGAYASIDFTKCDGIATTTKD